One Coffea arabica cultivar ET-39 chromosome 5e, Coffea Arabica ET-39 HiFi, whole genome shotgun sequence DNA segment encodes these proteins:
- the LOC113690337 gene encoding probable plastidic glucose transporter 1 isoform X1, with product MFNFLFGYHIGVMNGPIVSVAKELGFEGNSFLEGLVVSTFIGGAFVGSISSGFLVDKLGCRRAFQVDTIPLVLGAIISAQAHSLDEILWGRFLVGLGVGVNTVLVPIYISEVAPTKYRGFLGTLSQIGTCLGVIASLFLGIHSESDPHWWRTILYIASIPGFILAIGMQFAVESPRWLCKAGRSDEAIEVIKKLWGPSEVNRAIENIQSVIRSDGADLDTSWLELLEEPHSRVAFIGGALFLLQQFAGVNGVLFFSSLTFADVGITNSALASLCVGFTDLAGALNATYLMEKQGRKSLLIGSYLGMTASMLLVVSAISLPVEKDIGNTLSVLGTTMYIFFFASGAGPVTGLIIPELSSTRTRGKIMSFSLAVHWVCNFLVGQFFLELAEKFGVASVYAGFGGFSLMAATFGYYFTVETKGRSLEEIEMSLNPNFLGGNK from the exons ATGTTCAATTTCCTCTTTGGATATCACATTGG AGTGATGAATGGTCCTATTGTCTCTGTTGCCAAAGAACTTGGTTTTGAAGGAAATTCCTTTCTCGAAGGACTTGTTGTTAGTACATTTATTGGTGGTGCATTTGTTGGAAGCATTAGCTCTGGTTTTCTTGTGGATAAACTTGGTTGTAGGCGAGCCTTTCAAGTTGACACAATACCTCTTGTTCTTGGTGCAATCATCAG TGCACAAGCCCACTCATTAGACGAAATACTGTGGGGCAGATTTCTTGTTGGCCTTGGTGTTGGTGTGAACACGGTTCTTGTTCCTATTTACATCTCAGAG gttgcTCCAACAAAGTACCGGGGTTTCCTGGGAACGTTGAGTCAAATTGGCACATGCCTTGGAGTTATTGCATCACTTTTCCTGGGAATTCACTCAGAAAGTGATCCCCATTG GTGGCGGACAATTCTATATATTGCGAGCATCCCCGGGTTTATTCTGGCGATTGGAATGCAATTTGCTGTAGAAAGTCCTCGCTGGCTATGCAAG GCTGGGAGATCTGATGAGGCAATAGAAGTTATCAAGAAACTCTGGGGGCCATCAGAAGTCAACAGAGCTATTGAAAATATTCAGTCTGTCATTAGGAGTGATGGAGCTGATCTGGACACCAGTTGGTTGGAACTCTTAGAGGAGCCACATTCTAGAG TTGCATTCATTGGTGGTGCCCTTTTTCTGCTTCAACAATTTGCTGGCGTAAATGGAGTTCTCTTCTTTTCATCATTGACTTTTGCTGACGTTGGAATCACAAACAGTGCTCTAGCAAGCTTATGTGTTGGATTTACTGACCTTGCAG GGGCACTCAACGCTACATACTTGATGGAAAAGCAGGGAAGGAAAAGCCTTCTGataggaagctacttgggaatG ACTGCGTCGATGTTGCTTGTAGTGTCTGCCATCAGCTTGCCAGTAGAGAAGGACATTGGCAACACCTTATCTGTTCTAGGAACTACCAT GTACATATTCTTTTTTGCCTCTGGAGCCGGGCCAGTAACTGGTCTTATTATACCAGAGCTTAGCAGCACCAGGACACGAGGAAAGATCATGAGCTTCAGTCTTGCCGTTCACTGG GTATGCAACTTCTTGGTGGGACAATTTTTTCTGGAACTGGCGGAAAAATTTGGTGTGGCTTCAGTTTATGCAGGCTTCGGTGGATTTTCCTTGATGGCAGCAACATTTGGTTATTACTTTACAGTTGAAACTAAAGGCCGATCTCTTGAAGAAATCGAGATGTCATTAAATCCCAATTTCCTTGGCGGGAATAAGTGA
- the LOC113690337 gene encoding probable plastidic glucose transporter 1 isoform X2 — MNGPIVSVAKELGFEGNSFLEGLVVSTFIGGAFVGSISSGFLVDKLGCRRAFQVDTIPLVLGAIISAQAHSLDEILWGRFLVGLGVGVNTVLVPIYISEVAPTKYRGFLGTLSQIGTCLGVIASLFLGIHSESDPHWWRTILYIASIPGFILAIGMQFAVESPRWLCKAGRSDEAIEVIKKLWGPSEVNRAIENIQSVIRSDGADLDTSWLELLEEPHSRVAFIGGALFLLQQFAGVNGVLFFSSLTFADVGITNSALASLCVGFTDLAGALNATYLMEKQGRKSLLIGSYLGMTASMLLVVSAISLPVEKDIGNTLSVLGTTMYIFFFASGAGPVTGLIIPELSSTRTRGKIMSFSLAVHWVCNFLVGQFFLELAEKFGVASVYAGFGGFSLMAATFGYYFTVETKGRSLEEIEMSLNPNFLGGNK; from the exons ATGAATGGTCCTATTGTCTCTGTTGCCAAAGAACTTGGTTTTGAAGGAAATTCCTTTCTCGAAGGACTTGTTGTTAGTACATTTATTGGTGGTGCATTTGTTGGAAGCATTAGCTCTGGTTTTCTTGTGGATAAACTTGGTTGTAGGCGAGCCTTTCAAGTTGACACAATACCTCTTGTTCTTGGTGCAATCATCAG TGCACAAGCCCACTCATTAGACGAAATACTGTGGGGCAGATTTCTTGTTGGCCTTGGTGTTGGTGTGAACACGGTTCTTGTTCCTATTTACATCTCAGAG gttgcTCCAACAAAGTACCGGGGTTTCCTGGGAACGTTGAGTCAAATTGGCACATGCCTTGGAGTTATTGCATCACTTTTCCTGGGAATTCACTCAGAAAGTGATCCCCATTG GTGGCGGACAATTCTATATATTGCGAGCATCCCCGGGTTTATTCTGGCGATTGGAATGCAATTTGCTGTAGAAAGTCCTCGCTGGCTATGCAAG GCTGGGAGATCTGATGAGGCAATAGAAGTTATCAAGAAACTCTGGGGGCCATCAGAAGTCAACAGAGCTATTGAAAATATTCAGTCTGTCATTAGGAGTGATGGAGCTGATCTGGACACCAGTTGGTTGGAACTCTTAGAGGAGCCACATTCTAGAG TTGCATTCATTGGTGGTGCCCTTTTTCTGCTTCAACAATTTGCTGGCGTAAATGGAGTTCTCTTCTTTTCATCATTGACTTTTGCTGACGTTGGAATCACAAACAGTGCTCTAGCAAGCTTATGTGTTGGATTTACTGACCTTGCAG GGGCACTCAACGCTACATACTTGATGGAAAAGCAGGGAAGGAAAAGCCTTCTGataggaagctacttgggaatG ACTGCGTCGATGTTGCTTGTAGTGTCTGCCATCAGCTTGCCAGTAGAGAAGGACATTGGCAACACCTTATCTGTTCTAGGAACTACCAT GTACATATTCTTTTTTGCCTCTGGAGCCGGGCCAGTAACTGGTCTTATTATACCAGAGCTTAGCAGCACCAGGACACGAGGAAAGATCATGAGCTTCAGTCTTGCCGTTCACTGG GTATGCAACTTCTTGGTGGGACAATTTTTTCTGGAACTGGCGGAAAAATTTGGTGTGGCTTCAGTTTATGCAGGCTTCGGTGGATTTTCCTTGATGGCAGCAACATTTGGTTATTACTTTACAGTTGAAACTAAAGGCCGATCTCTTGAAGAAATCGAGATGTCATTAAATCCCAATTTCCTTGGCGGGAATAAGTGA
- the LOC113690336 gene encoding BTB/POZ domain-containing protein At5g17580-like: MATGQFIDSATRKSKSKASSEVQLCVDGVPFTLDRELLASKSSKLAVLLKDHPSEDLTNVLRDAPADPETFELVARFCHGYEINLSTENVTHVACLAHYLGMTESHCTNNLFSKALDFFEHQVVSSWNKSIRALKAAEDILQQAADLGLVGACVESIILKALEHPHLLGESFKDLTSNDEGEDNENYFRLNVRRKLFALEWKSEDLSILSLRLYEPIIGAMIEREIPAEYIAAAVCQYAKKWVLFSMKEGDDGSIYKKSIQREIIEAVERMLPNARGLIPCALLFEMLRSAIALDASNECRNGFEIRIGKQLDQATVKDLLIPSQGYAKEERYDTECVRRLMKNFYRNYTGKDGHELITVAELIENFLIEIASDIDLKMSTFISLADFSLAASRGILQNSDGMYRAIDIYLDKHRYLTESEREEVCHLLDCSKMSPEACLHASRNERLPVRVMVQVLFAVQLQMRETMPKEIKGSEEGRLFLKGAEEEEEEEEAATRGCNSEEEVIKAEMEKMSSKVLELERECDMMRREILNGSCRKARKGKVNMWKEMKRKLGCITSMHDCNCHVKKKKVHPK; this comes from the exons ATGGCCACCGGGCAGTTTATAGATTCTGCAACCAG GAAGTCAAAATCTAAAGCATCATCAGAAGTGCAACTTTGTGTTGATGGTGTACCTTTTACACTAGACAGG GAACTTCTGGCTTCTAAATCATCAAAGCTAGCTGTGTTGCTCAAagatcatccaagtgaggatCTCACAAATGTTCTTAGAGATGCCCCTGCTGACCCAGAAACATTTGAGCTAGTTGCAAGATTCTGCCATGGTTACGAAATCAACCTGTCAACCGAAAATGTCACGCATGTTGCTTGCCTAGCCCACTACCTTGGAATGACTGAGAGCCACTGCACCAATAATTTGTTCAGCAAGGCTCTGGACTTCTTTGAACACCAAGTTGTTTCTAGTTGGAACAAATCCATTAGAGCCCTCAAGGCCGCAGAGGATATTCTTCAACAAGCAGCGGATCTTGGCCTGGTTGGTGCCTGTGTCGAATCAATAATCTTAAAGGCTTTGGAACATCCACATCTTCTTGGAGAATCATTCAAGGACTTGACCTCCAATGATGAAGGAGAGGACAATGAAAATTACTTCAGGCTAAATGTGCGGAGGAAACTCTTTGCTTTGGAATGGAAATCTGAAGATTTGTCAATATTGTCTCTCAGGCTCTATGAGCCCATCATTGGTGCAATGATTGAGCGGGAAATCCCAGCAGAATACATAGCTGCAGCTGTATGTCAGTATGCAAAAAAGTGGGTACTTTTCAGCATGAAAGAAGGGGATGATGGTTCAATTTACAAGAAAAGTATCCAGAGAGAGATAATTGAAGCAGTGGAGAGAATGTTACCAAATGCAAGAGGACTAATACCCTGCGCATTACTATTTGAAATGCTACGGTCTGCAATAGCCTTGGATGCTAGTAACGAGTGTAGAAATGGATTTGAAATCAGGATTGGGAAGCAATTAGACCAGGCGACTGTGAAAGATCTCCTGATACCTTCTCAAGGATATGCCAAGGAAGAACGGTATGACACAGAATGCGTGAGGAGGCTCATGAAGAATTTCTATCGCAATTATACTGGAAAAGATGGACATGAATTGATCACAGTGGCAGAACTTATTGAGAACTTTCTGATTGAAATTGCTAGTGACATAGACTTAAAGATGAGCACATTTATATCACTTGCTGACTTTTCACTTGCAGCATCTAGAGGAATTCTACAAAATTCAGATGGAATGTACAGGGCTATAGATATCTACTTAGACAAGCATAGATATCTGACAGAATCTGAGAGAGAAGAGGTATGCCACCTGTTGGATTGCAGCAAGATGTCTCCAGAAGCTTGCTTACATGCTTCAAGGAATGAAAGATTGCCTGTGAGAGTAATGGTGCAAGTGCTATTTGCAGTTCAGTTGCAAATGCGAGAGACTATGCCAAAGGAAATCAAGGGATCAGAGGAGGGGAGATTATTTTTAAAAGGGgcagaggaagaggaagaggaagaggaagcaGCAACAAGGGGTTGCAACAGCGAAGAAGAAGTGATCAAGGCAGAGATGGAAAAGATGAGCAGCAAAGTGTTGGAACTGGAAAGAGAATGCGATATGATGAGAAGGGAAATCCTGAATGGTAGCTGCAGGAAAGctagaaaaggaaaagtgaacatgtggaaagaaatgaagaggaaGTTAGGATGCATAACCAGCATGCATGATTGCAACTGCCATGTCAAGAAGAAGAAGGTCCATCCAAAATAG